A genomic stretch from Bradyrhizobium sp. 195 includes:
- a CDS encoding peroxidase family protein, which produces MSRENDGFVFHRGLLQAVLDVVFRVINFFVRWDHLPTLLGSANLSVFRERLREHNLHHTGYGARPPGWSTGNERWRSADGSFNSLDHPRMGMAGARFGRNFPLPECAPDSVDNLLEPSPRMISMELLARDTFIPATSLNLLAAAWIQFETHNWFSHGVPEPENEFKIPLKPGDTWPEDERVDGCMKIRRTVPDRTPREPWLGATPTFRNLNSHWWDAGQIYGSDRDRQMQIRSKADGKIEVGSDGMLPADPAHPGADLTGFNDNWWVGLSLLHNLFAREHNVICDGLKTRYPTWKDEELFQRARLINAALIAKIHTIEWTPGILGHPALDFSMRANWSGIPCRVLQAVLGKNSEAAYGIIRSPTDQHSAPYAMTEEFTAVYRLHPLIPDDMDVRRIGAAGVEHCKLVDMQGRASRKFMETHGFVDLLYSFGTAHPGAIRLHNYPNFLRQFEKDGQPLLDMAAIDIMRDRERGVPRYNRFRELVGKKRVKTFEEITSIPGAAKKMRAIYKGDVDRVDLMVGLLAEDLPDGFGFSDTAFRIFILMASRRLKSDRFFTDDYRAEIYTDFGLDWIQNNGMKSVLLRHVPQLGPALEGVDNAFAPWNVLRGSAWPSS; this is translated from the coding sequence ATGTCCCGCGAAAACGATGGTTTTGTCTTCCATCGTGGCCTGCTCCAGGCGGTCCTGGATGTCGTCTTTCGGGTCATCAACTTCTTCGTCAGATGGGACCATCTGCCGACCCTGCTCGGATCCGCCAATCTTTCGGTCTTCCGCGAAAGGTTGCGGGAGCACAACCTCCACCATACTGGTTACGGCGCGAGGCCGCCTGGCTGGAGCACCGGTAATGAGCGGTGGCGCTCCGCCGATGGCTCGTTCAACAGCCTCGACCATCCGCGCATGGGCATGGCGGGCGCCCGGTTCGGACGCAATTTCCCGCTGCCGGAATGCGCGCCGGACAGCGTAGACAACCTGCTCGAACCCAGCCCGCGCATGATTTCGATGGAATTGCTGGCGCGCGACACCTTCATTCCCGCGACCAGCCTCAATCTGTTGGCCGCCGCCTGGATCCAGTTCGAAACGCATAATTGGTTCAGTCATGGGGTTCCCGAGCCGGAAAACGAGTTCAAGATCCCGCTGAAGCCGGGCGATACCTGGCCCGAAGACGAACGGGTCGACGGCTGCATGAAGATTCGCCGGACTGTCCCCGACCGAACGCCGCGTGAACCATGGCTCGGCGCGACCCCGACATTCCGCAATCTCAACTCGCACTGGTGGGACGCCGGACAGATCTACGGCAGCGATCGCGACAGACAGATGCAGATCCGTTCCAAGGCCGACGGAAAGATCGAGGTCGGCAGCGATGGAATGCTTCCCGCCGATCCAGCTCATCCGGGCGCCGATCTCACCGGATTCAACGACAATTGGTGGGTCGGGCTCAGTCTGCTCCACAATCTCTTCGCACGTGAGCACAATGTCATCTGCGATGGCCTGAAGACACGGTATCCGACCTGGAAGGACGAGGAACTATTCCAGCGCGCACGCCTGATCAACGCGGCCCTGATCGCCAAGATCCACACCATCGAATGGACGCCGGGCATCCTCGGCCATCCTGCGCTGGACTTCAGCATGCGCGCCAACTGGTCGGGGATACCGTGCCGGGTGCTGCAAGCAGTGCTCGGCAAGAACAGCGAAGCCGCCTATGGCATCATCCGCTCCCCGACGGATCAGCATAGCGCGCCCTACGCGATGACCGAGGAATTCACTGCGGTCTATCGCCTGCACCCGCTGATCCCTGATGACATGGATGTGCGACGGATCGGCGCCGCGGGGGTTGAACACTGCAAGCTGGTCGATATGCAGGGACGCGCCTCCCGCAAGTTCATGGAGACGCACGGCTTTGTCGACCTGCTGTACTCGTTCGGCACGGCACATCCCGGCGCCATTCGCCTGCACAATTACCCCAACTTCCTCCGCCAGTTCGAAAAGGACGGCCAACCGCTGCTCGACATGGCCGCCATCGATATCATGCGCGACCGCGAGCGCGGCGTGCCGCGCTACAACCGGTTCCGCGAGCTGGTTGGCAAGAAGCGGGTCAAGACATTCGAGGAGATCACCAGCATTCCCGGCGCGGCAAAGAAGATGCGCGCGATCTACAAGGGCGACGTCGACCGCGTCGATCTGATGGTCGGGCTGTTGGCCGAGGATCTGCCGGACGGTTTTGGCTTCAGCGATACCGCCTTCCGCATCTTCATCCTGATGGCATCGCGGCGCCTCAAGAGCGACCGCTTCTTCACAGACGACTACCGGGCGGAAATCTACACCGATTTCGGTCTGGACTGGATCCAGAACAACGGAATGAAATCAGTGCTGCTGCGGCATGTGCCGCAACTCGGCCCGGCGCTCGAGGGCGTCGACAACGCCTTTGCCCCCTGGAACGTGCTGCGAGGCTCGGCGTGGCCCTCATCATGA
- a CDS encoding FAD-binding protein, whose translation MGSMVRNYDGGITSSPAQLVSPRSVEEIQSILRDTERYPSPVRAMGSYHSLTPCASSDGTIIDMSAMSRILKIDPHGMTFTAEAGLQFIVASRALRAMNLQFLTNIEIGNMTLGAAACCHTKDGLDGGEFGQVGSYITAIKWVTPSGEMAEASQDKDPQLMYFMRSSYGLSGVIYEVTFRITRLEAIHFSYLPRPIAELTEKEVDGIIDASRGLICWTVGRKAHFQTRHPADRVGPLGSLFAASRRTLWNYTEARVGRFIDSNIPTKPLRDVSLDAWFVGSKLLMSFLHLVGGATLYNPDKTIDYSETAPSARYAFTFWTFPRGEWLNVLRDYVDFSEKYFKEHDFRCNMALGSYFIRKDEHSLLSYSHDGDVFSVDPIHAYTDRPAWDGFLKEFNEFASKRNGIPLLNQSPFITKHHVTAAYGARWTEFSEQVRRQDPHGRMLNPFFADLLSP comes from the coding sequence ATGGGCAGTATGGTTCGCAATTATGATGGCGGGATCACAAGCTCTCCCGCGCAACTGGTGTCGCCGCGATCCGTCGAGGAGATACAATCGATCCTCAGGGATACCGAGCGCTACCCAAGCCCTGTCCGGGCCATGGGCAGCTATCATTCCTTGACGCCTTGCGCGTCCTCGGACGGCACGATCATCGACATGTCCGCGATGAGCCGCATCCTCAAGATCGACCCACATGGCATGACGTTCACGGCCGAAGCGGGCCTCCAGTTCATTGTCGCATCTCGGGCGTTGCGGGCGATGAACCTCCAGTTTCTGACCAATATCGAGATCGGGAACATGACGCTGGGGGCGGCCGCCTGTTGCCACACCAAGGACGGACTGGATGGTGGCGAGTTTGGGCAGGTCGGCTCGTACATCACGGCGATCAAATGGGTGACGCCCAGCGGCGAGATGGCGGAAGCGTCGCAGGACAAAGACCCGCAACTGATGTACTTCATGCGCTCGAGTTACGGCTTGTCCGGCGTCATCTACGAAGTGACGTTTCGGATCACGCGGCTGGAGGCGATCCACTTCAGCTATTTGCCGCGCCCGATCGCAGAGCTGACCGAGAAGGAAGTAGATGGGATCATCGATGCGTCGCGAGGTCTGATCTGCTGGACGGTCGGTCGAAAGGCGCACTTTCAGACACGACATCCCGCCGACCGGGTTGGACCGTTGGGATCGCTGTTCGCCGCCAGCCGCCGCACCCTCTGGAATTATACGGAAGCCCGCGTCGGCAGGTTCATCGACAGCAACATCCCGACCAAGCCTCTCAGGGATGTGTCGCTCGACGCCTGGTTCGTTGGCAGCAAGCTGTTGATGTCGTTCCTGCACCTGGTCGGCGGCGCGACCTTGTACAATCCCGACAAGACGATCGACTACAGCGAGACGGCGCCATCGGCGCGTTATGCATTCACATTCTGGACATTTCCGCGCGGTGAGTGGCTGAACGTGCTGCGCGATTATGTGGACTTCAGCGAGAAGTATTTTAAAGAGCACGACTTCCGCTGCAACATGGCGCTTGGTTCTTATTTCATCCGGAAGGACGAGCATTCGTTGCTGTCCTACTCGCATGACGGTGATGTTTTTTCAGTCGATCCCATTCACGCCTATACGGACAGGCCGGCGTGGGACGGGTTTTTGAAGGAGTTCAACGAGTTTGCGTCCAAGAGGAATGGCATTCCTCTGCTGAACCAGAGTCCGTTCATCACAAAGCACCATGTCACGGCGGCGTATGGGGCGAGATGGACGGAGTTCTCTGAGCAAGTCAGACGCCAGGATCCGCACGGGCGCATGCTGAATCCGTTCTTTGCGGATTTGCTCAGCCCGTGA